The following coding sequences lie in one Eubacterium ventriosum genomic window:
- a CDS encoding CapA family protein, translated as MKKNIIVIFPIILSVITVAIFFNLSVKPMDTTTNVLGQKETMSQNENSKKNTIGNAAQNNSNSKSIGSNTGNSSDESKFSSSGQTTTKDSSTVATTAPANTIKLSFVGDCLCATDENTSYENCFNDVAKAKNPSYFLEKVNSYFLNDDFTIADCENVYSDSKKLKVSDKGQYADPNVRAFWFKSPAKNAKILSAGGIDMVSISNNHINDYGLEGHEDTRKALDAANVKWGEEGKIVYFEKHNFKISVICVSMYGDYVLPTIQSALKKATKKSDYQIIYFHGGTEGLHEPENWKVNACHTLIDSGADLIIGDHPHVLQPLEKYKNKTIIYSMGNFIFGGNRHPENRTIIYQHTITLTSNNKISEETGDIIPCYVYTGDTNNWQPAQIKDKATKKKVLSFMNGKRKSPL; from the coding sequence ATGAAAAAAAATATTATAGTAATTTTTCCCATAATACTGTCGGTTATAACCGTGGCAATATTTTTTAACCTTTCGGTTAAACCCATGGATACGACAACTAATGTTTTGGGTCAGAAAGAAACGATGAGTCAGAATGAAAATTCGAAGAAAAACACTATAGGAAATGCAGCTCAAAATAATAGCAATTCAAAATCAATTGGAAGCAACACAGGCAATTCATCCGATGAAAGCAAATTTTCAAGTTCAGGACAAACCACTACTAAAGATTCAAGTACTGTTGCAACAACCGCTCCTGCTAATACTATTAAGTTAAGTTTTGTTGGTGATTGTCTCTGTGCAACAGACGAAAATACTTCTTATGAGAATTGTTTTAATGACGTTGCAAAGGCTAAGAATCCTTCATATTTTTTAGAGAAAGTTAACTCTTATTTCTTAAATGATGACTTTACAATTGCTGACTGCGAAAATGTTTATTCAGACAGCAAGAAATTGAAAGTTAGCGACAAGGGACAATATGCAGATCCTAATGTCCGTGCTTTTTGGTTTAAGTCACCTGCAAAAAATGCCAAAATCTTATCAGCCGGTGGCATTGATATGGTTTCTATTTCAAATAATCATATTAATGATTACGGCTTGGAGGGACACGAAGACACAAGAAAAGCTTTAGATGCTGCTAACGTTAAATGGGGCGAGGAAGGTAAGATTGTTTATTTCGAAAAGCATAATTTTAAAATTTCTGTAATTTGTGTATCTATGTATGGCGATTATGTTTTACCTACAATTCAGTCTGCCCTGAAAAAAGCTACGAAAAAAAGTGACTATCAAATTATTTATTTCCACGGTGGAACTGAAGGTCTTCACGAACCTGAAAACTGGAAGGTTAACGCCTGTCATACTTTAATTGATTCCGGTGCCGACCTGATAATCGGCGACCACCCACACGTGCTACAGCCATTGGAGAAATACAAAAATAAAACAATTATTTATTCAATGGGCAACTTTATTTTTGGTGGCAACCGCCATCCCGAAAACCGCACAATCATATACCAGCACACAATAACTCTTACTTCAAATAATAAAATATCAGAGGAAACAGGCGACATAATTCCATGTTACGTTTACACCGGAGATACAAACAACTGGCAGCCTGCGCAAATAAAAGACAAGGCCACGAAAAAGAAAGTGCTAAGTTTTATGAACGGGAAGAGAAAAAGTCCGCTGTAG
- a CDS encoding diaminopimelate dehydrogenase, translated as MKTRIGILGYGNLGKGVECAVKEANDMELVAVFTRRDPKNVTILTENVPVCHIDEAADWKDKIDVMILCGGSATDLPVQTPQFASMFNVIDSFDTHARIPEHFAAVDKAAKEAGKVAVISVGWDPGMFSLNRVYANAILPDGKDYTFWGKGVSQGHSDAIRRIKGVKNAKQYTIPVESALERVRSGENPELTTREKHERECFVVLEEGADAATVEKEIKEMPNYFSDYNTTVHFITEEELEKNHSGMAHGGFVIRSGKTGMNKEHNHIIEYSLKLDSNPEFTTSVLIAYARAAKRLYDEGQKGCKTVLDIAPAYLSEMSDEDLRAHLL; from the coding sequence ATGAAAACAAGAATTGGTATTTTAGGTTATGGTAACCTTGGAAAAGGTGTTGAATGCGCAGTTAAAGAAGCTAATGATATGGAATTAGTTGCTGTATTTACAAGAAGAGATCCTAAGAATGTAACTATTTTAACAGAAAATGTTCCGGTATGTCATATTGATGAAGCAGCAGACTGGAAAGACAAGATAGATGTTATGATTTTATGTGGTGGTAGTGCTACAGATCTTCCTGTACAGACTCCACAGTTTGCTTCAATGTTTAACGTAATTGATAGTTTTGATACTCACGCAAGAATTCCTGAACATTTTGCAGCAGTAGATAAGGCGGCTAAGGAAGCTGGAAAAGTAGCAGTTATTTCAGTAGGTTGGGATCCTGGAATGTTCTCACTTAACAGAGTTTATGCTAATGCAATTCTTCCAGATGGAAAAGATTATACATTCTGGGGCAAAGGTGTAAGCCAGGGACATTCAGATGCAATTCGTAGAATTAAAGGCGTTAAGAATGCAAAGCAGTACACAATCCCTGTTGAAAGTGCTTTGGAAAGAGTTAGATCAGGTGAAAATCCTGAACTTACAACAAGAGAAAAACATGAAAGAGAATGTTTTGTTGTATTAGAAGAAGGTGCAGATGCTGCAACAGTAGAGAAAGAAATCAAAGAAATGCCTAACTATTTCTCAGACTACAATACAACAGTTCACTTCATTACTGAGGAAGAATTAGAAAAGAACCACAGCGGAATGGCTCACGGTGGTTTTGTAATTCGTTCAGGAAAGACAGGAATGAACAAAGAACATAATCACATTATCGAATATAGCTTAAAGTTAGATTCAAACCCTGAATTTACAACAAGCGTATTAATCGCTTATGCAAGAGCTGCAAAACGTCTTTATGATGAAGGCCAGAAAGGATGCAAGACAGTATTAGATATTGCACCTGCATACTTATCAGAAATGAGCGATGAAGATTTAAGAGCACATTTATTATAA
- a CDS encoding CidA/LrgA family protein has product MKYMRQFGIIMLVTCIGEILKYLIPLAIPSSIYGLCLMMVLLVTGIVKVDDVKESGTFLIEIMPLMFIASGVGIVVYWKQLKTMLIPLIIITFVSTVLVMAVSGKVTQYVIKRRKKYESDDN; this is encoded by the coding sequence ATGAAATATATGAGACAATTTGGGATTATTATGTTAGTAACCTGTATAGGTGAAATCTTAAAATATTTAATTCCGTTGGCAATACCGTCAAGTATTTATGGATTGTGTCTGATGATGGTTTTGCTTGTGACAGGCATTGTGAAAGTAGACGATGTAAAAGAGTCAGGAACTTTTCTAATAGAAATAATGCCTTTAATGTTTATTGCATCGGGAGTAGGAATAGTTGTTTATTGGAAACAGCTTAAAACCATGCTTATTCCACTTATAATTATTACTTTTGTGTCAACAGTCCTTGTAATGGCTGTGTCAGGAAAAGTAACCCAGTATGTGATAAAGAGGAGAAAAAAATATGAATCAGATGATAATTAA
- a CDS encoding LrgB family protein: MNQMIINSTTIGVVISVMGYELGLLLKRKFKSAIFNPLLISIIFVICCLLLFRVDYDNYNKSAQYLSYLLTPATVCLAIPLYQQIKLLKENVVAIFAGIISGVLTSLVCIFAFALIFNFGHEEYVTLLPKSITTAIGMGISEELGGYVTITVAVIIITGVLGNICGEAVCKIFKITNPVAKGIALGTSSHAIGTAKAMEMGEIEGAMSSLSIVIAGICTMVGASVFANFI; encoded by the coding sequence ATGAATCAGATGATAATTAATTCTACGACAATAGGTGTAGTAATAAGTGTAATGGGATACGAGTTAGGCTTATTATTAAAAAGAAAATTTAAGTCAGCTATTTTTAACCCACTTTTAATTTCAATAATATTTGTAATATGCTGTCTGCTCTTGTTTAGGGTAGATTATGATAATTACAACAAAAGCGCACAGTATTTAAGTTATCTTTTAACACCGGCAACAGTATGTCTTGCAATACCTTTGTATCAGCAGATTAAATTACTTAAAGAGAATGTGGTAGCAATATTTGCAGGCATAATTTCGGGTGTACTTACAAGTTTGGTTTGTATATTTGCATTTGCTTTAATATTTAATTTCGGTCATGAAGAATATGTAACATTGTTGCCTAAGTCCATTACAACAGCAATTGGAATGGGAATTTCAGAAGAACTTGGTGGATATGTTACAATTACAGTTGCGGTAATAATCATTACAGGAGTTCTTGGTAACATATGTGGTGAGGCAGTTTGCAAAATATTTAAAATAACAAATCCTGTGGCAAAGGGAATAGCTCTGGGAACATCTTCCCATGCCATTGGTACTGCAAAAGCAATGGAAATGGGCGAGATTGAAGGGGCAATGAGCAGCCTTTCAATAGTAATAGCAGGAATTTGCACAATGGTAGGAGCATCTGTTTTTGCAAATTTTATATAA
- a CDS encoding copper homeostasis protein CutC, with amino-acid sequence MSKYILEVCVDSVESAISAYNGGATRIELCSNLVIGGTTPDLELFKTIRNHIQIPINVMIRPRYGDFCYTEYEHEIMCRQVENFKNEGADAVVIGSLNIDGTLNEKQMKELIKEAGQCKITLHRAFDMCKDYFQTMEEAIKLGVDTILTSGGKQNCIVGAETIRNLVEQAEGRIEILVGAGVSQNNIAELIKRTKTKSFHMSGKTIIESTMKYRNPDVFMGLPGISEYKKYQTDEKIIKQVVEILQRNIESKTQIQE; translated from the coding sequence ATGTCAAAATACATATTAGAAGTTTGTGTTGATTCAGTAGAATCAGCAATTTCCGCATATAATGGAGGAGCAACAAGAATTGAGTTATGCTCAAATCTTGTTATAGGAGGAACAACTCCGGATTTAGAATTGTTTAAAACTATTAGAAACCATATTCAGATTCCAATTAACGTAATGATACGTCCTCGTTACGGTGATTTTTGCTACACAGAATATGAACACGAAATTATGTGCAGACAGGTGGAAAACTTTAAAAACGAAGGTGCGGATGCAGTTGTAATTGGGAGTTTAAATATTGACGGAACATTAAATGAAAAGCAGATGAAAGAACTTATTAAAGAGGCAGGTCAGTGTAAAATTACGCTTCATAGAGCTTTCGATATGTGTAAGGATTATTTTCAAACAATGGAAGAAGCCATAAAACTTGGTGTGGATACGATTTTAACTTCAGGAGGAAAACAGAACTGCATTGTAGGTGCTGAAACCATTAGAAATTTGGTTGAACAGGCGGAAGGAAGAATAGAAATATTAGTTGGTGCAGGTGTAAGTCAAAATAATATTGCAGAACTGATTAAGAGAACAAAAACCAAAAGCTTCCATATGTCGGGAAAAACAATTATAGAGAGCACAATGAAATATAGAAATCCAGACGTTTTTATGGGACTTCCGGGAATTAGTGAGTATAAAAAATATCAAACAGATGAAAAAATTATAAAACAGGTAGTAGAAATACTACAAAGAAATATAGAGTCCAAAACACAGATTCAGGAATAA
- a CDS encoding AAA family ATPase encodes MIITIARQCGCGGHEVARILANKLGMELFDKKKLLEEANQLGQAEEHSNFFNEVPINSLLYGIAMGFGNTKPMDKSLKLVKAITENKDAIIIGRCANIIYKDSKDVTSVYLFADKEFRIKYLMERDGISEKEAEKYIKEVDEKRTSFHKYCTDTVWGDAKEYQLCLDTGKIGFEKTAELIMNYINAKKES; translated from the coding sequence ATGATAATTACAATTGCAAGACAATGTGGTTGCGGCGGACATGAAGTTGCAAGAATATTGGCTAATAAACTTGGCATGGAACTTTTTGACAAAAAGAAATTGCTTGAAGAAGCAAATCAGCTAGGACAGGCTGAAGAACACAGTAATTTTTTTAACGAAGTACCTATTAATAGTCTTTTATATGGAATAGCAATGGGGTTTGGAAATACGAAGCCAATGGATAAGTCATTAAAACTTGTTAAGGCCATTACCGAAAACAAAGACGCCATAATTATTGGAAGATGTGCTAATATAATATACAAAGATAGCAAGGATGTTACATCAGTATATCTTTTTGCGGACAAAGAATTTAGAATAAAATATCTTATGGAAAGAGACGGAATTTCAGAAAAAGAGGCGGAAAAGTATATAAAAGAAGTTGACGAGAAAAGAACATCTTTCCATAAATACTGCACTGACACAGTGTGGGGAGATGCAAAAGAATATCAGCTTTGCCTTGATACAGGTAAGATTGGTTTTGAAAAGACGGCAGAGCTTATTATGAATTATATTAATGCAAAAAAAGAATCCTAA
- a CDS encoding MFS transporter codes for MYSALLVIIYLAFISLGLPDTLLGSAWPQMHIELNASLSSAGIITMIISMGTVISSLFSDRLNIKLGTGKVTAISVLMTAVALLGFSLSHSFIILCVLAVPYGLGAGAVDAALNNYVALHYSSKHMSWLHCFWGVGASIGPYIIGTCMAHGLGWRGGYSVISVLQFTLTAALFITLPLWKKVENSENNVINGNNERTQEEPQERKAKSLSEVLHIKGVIYILFAFFCYSAVEQTTTLWCASYLVLNRSIDSNIAAKFAAFFYIGITFGRFLCGFIADKLGDKNMIRLGIVIIVAGIVMLFMPIPGAAIALAGLITIGLGCAPIYPSIIHSTPFNFGADNSQAVIGIQMAFAYVGTTFMPPLFGLIAQYINIGLFPVYILIFTAIMLLTTEVLNNINKDKAYK; via the coding sequence ATGTATTCAGCATTATTAGTAATTATTTATTTAGCATTTATAAGTTTAGGTTTGCCTGATACTCTGTTGGGCTCAGCGTGGCCACAGATGCACATCGAACTTAATGCATCATTGTCTTCAGCAGGAATTATAACAATGATTATATCAATGGGAACGGTTATATCAAGTTTGTTTTCTGACAGATTAAACATTAAGCTTGGAACAGGAAAAGTTACAGCTATTAGTGTATTAATGACAGCAGTAGCATTGCTTGGATTTTCACTATCACATAGTTTCATAATATTATGTGTGCTCGCAGTACCATATGGATTAGGTGCAGGAGCTGTAGATGCGGCATTAAATAATTATGTTGCACTACATTATTCCTCAAAACATATGAGCTGGCTCCACTGTTTCTGGGGAGTTGGCGCGTCAATAGGACCATATATTATAGGAACATGTATGGCTCACGGTTTAGGCTGGCGTGGTGGTTACAGTGTTATTTCAGTACTTCAGTTTACACTTACAGCAGCATTATTTATAACATTGCCATTATGGAAAAAAGTAGAAAACAGCGAAAACAATGTAATCAATGGAAATAACGAAAGAACTCAGGAAGAACCACAGGAGAGAAAAGCTAAATCATTATCAGAAGTATTACATATTAAAGGGGTAATCTACATTTTATTTGCATTCTTTTGCTATAGTGCAGTTGAGCAGACAACAACATTGTGGTGTGCAAGCTATCTTGTATTAAATAGAAGCATTGACAGCAACATAGCAGCCAAGTTTGCAGCATTTTTCTACATAGGAATTACATTTGGACGTTTCCTGTGCGGATTTATTGCAGACAAGTTAGGCGACAAGAATATGATAAGACTTGGAATTGTAATAATTGTGGCAGGTATTGTAATGTTATTTATGCCAATACCGGGTGCAGCTATTGCTTTGGCAGGACTTATAACAATAGGTCTTGGCTGTGCACCAATATATCCGTCAATTATTCATTCAACACCATTTAACTTTGGCGCGGATAATTCACAGGCGGTTATCGGAATACAGATGGCATTTGCTTATGTTGGAACAACATTTATGCCACCATTATTCGGACTTATTGCCCAGTATATTAACATAGGATTATTCCCGGTATATATTTTAATATTTACTGCAATAATGCTTTTGACAACAGAAGTGTTAAACAACATTAACAAGGATAAAGCATATAAATAA
- a CDS encoding ATP-dependent helicase, which produces MKKMTLEQFKEQFNIKLNNQQLKAVQSVQNPTLLLAVPGSGKTTVLVTRLGYMIYCLGIEPESILTVTYTVAATNYMRQRFETMFGEQLAARLEFRTINGICSKIINYYGNCIGRKAFDLITEEGFKSKILSLIYQKELNEYPSENDLQTVITLITYIKNMMLSNEEIESLGKKENLPLAEIYKAYCGELRRQSLMDYDDQMVYAYTMLKTTPQVLEYFQNMYQYICVDEAQDTSKIQHKIIEILAMKNKKLFMVGDEDQSIYGFRAAYPEALLSFESTYPEGKILLMEENFRSDGAIVSAADRFIQKNKLRHKKNMKASRDMVKDIRLIEVKTRKSQYSYLTKVAENCNVDTAVLYRDNESIIPVVDMLERSGIDYKIKNADLTFFNHKIVTDIKNIIRFAENPKDTEIFMQIYFKIGTYLSKMGAIEACRISEEKGIPVIDSALRYGRIPKGTEKSLKAMKTHIESILEESAYKAVYRIVNFMGYSAYLERAKIKDGKISILQALAANEKTPEDFLNRLDELAMIIKNKKNNYDCKFTLSTIHSSKGLEYDTVYIMDVKDGVFPEKVVANRKNATDEEIKTYEEERRLYYVAVTRAKNQLCIFDFKDSSTFNNQLLGINVKSSADKTKFQKSGKKGIIATDRKTSKAIEMLRSKSYLR; this is translated from the coding sequence ATGAAAAAGATGACGCTAGAGCAATTTAAAGAACAGTTTAATATAAAACTAAATAATCAACAGTTAAAAGCAGTGCAGTCGGTTCAAAATCCTACACTGCTTTTAGCAGTTCCGGGCAGTGGAAAGACAACGGTTCTTGTTACAAGACTTGGTTATATGATTTATTGTCTTGGAATAGAGCCTGAATCAATTCTCACTGTTACATATACAGTTGCGGCAACTAACTATATGAGACAGAGATTTGAAACAATGTTTGGTGAACAGCTGGCGGCAAGACTTGAGTTTAGAACAATTAACGGAATTTGTTCAAAAATAATTAACTATTACGGAAACTGCATCGGCAGAAAGGCTTTCGACCTGATTACGGAAGAAGGCTTTAAATCTAAAATATTGTCTTTGATTTATCAGAAAGAACTTAACGAATATCCGTCGGAAAATGACTTGCAGACAGTTATTACCCTGATTACATACATAAAAAATATGATGCTTTCAAATGAAGAAATTGAAAGCCTTGGCAAGAAGGAAAACCTGCCACTTGCTGAAATTTACAAGGCATATTGTGGGGAACTTCGCAGACAGTCATTAATGGATTATGACGACCAAATGGTTTATGCCTACACAATGCTAAAGACCACACCACAGGTTTTGGAATATTTTCAAAATATGTACCAATATATTTGCGTGGACGAAGCACAGGATACATCAAAAATCCAGCACAAAATTATTGAAATACTTGCAATGAAAAATAAGAAGCTGTTCATGGTTGGGGATGAGGATCAGAGTATTTACGGATTTAGGGCGGCTTACCCGGAAGCATTGCTTTCTTTTGAGTCAACTTATCCTGAAGGAAAAATTCTTCTAATGGAAGAAAACTTTAGGTCTGACGGAGCAATTGTAAGTGCAGCAGACAGATTTATTCAGAAAAACAAATTAAGACACAAGAAAAATATGAAAGCTTCAAGGGATATGGTAAAAGATATTCGACTTATTGAAGTAAAAACAAGAAAGTCTCAGTATAGCTATTTAACAAAGGTGGCAGAAAACTGCAACGTAGATACGGCAGTTTTGTACAGAGATAATGAAAGCATAATTCCAGTTGTGGATATGCTTGAGAGAAGTGGCATTGATTACAAAATCAAAAACGCTGACCTGACGTTTTTCAATCACAAAATAGTTACAGACATAAAAAACATAATAAGATTTGCAGAAAATCCAAAGGATACGGAAATCTTTATGCAGATATATTTTAAAATCGGAACATATTTAAGCAAAATGGGAGCGATTGAAGCCTGCCGTATAAGTGAAGAAAAAGGCATTCCCGTAATTGACAGTGCATTAAGATATGGAAGAATCCCAAAAGGCACGGAGAAAAGTCTAAAGGCAATGAAGACTCATATAGAAAGCATTTTAGAAGAGTCGGCCTACAAAGCAGTTTATAGAATTGTTAATTTCATGGGCTATTCTGCTTATCTTGAAAGAGCAAAAATAAAAGATGGTAAGATAAGTATTCTCCAGGCTTTGGCAGCAAATGAGAAAACACCGGAAGATTTTCTAAATCGTCTTGATGAACTAGCAATGATTATAAAGAATAAAAAGAACAATTATGATTGCAAATTTACTTTGTCTACAATTCACTCAAGCAAAGGTTTGGAGTACGATACGGTATACATAATGGATGTAAAGGACGGAGTTTTTCCTGAAAAGGTGGTTGCCAACAGAAAGAACGCAACAGATGAGGAAATAAAAACTTACGAGGAAGAGCGAAGACTTTATTACGTGGCAGTTACAAGAGCAAAAAATCAGTTGTGCATATTTGACTTTAAGGACAGCTCAACTTTCAACAACCAGTTGCTTGGCATAAATGTTAAAAGCAGTGCCGACAAAACTAAGTTTCAAAAATCGGGGAAAAAGGGTATAATAGCTACAGACAGGAAGACCTCCAAAGCAATAGAAATGCTAAGGTCAAAATCTTATCTAAGATAA
- a CDS encoding YoaK family protein, which translates to MKQTRQMSETIKLGILLALSGGFMDAYSYIQRDQVFANAQTGNMLLFGVNLSAGNLRGALHYFFPVFAFAIGIAIAELVRAKERDLLHWRQVSVLFEGIILVGVAFIPLDMNLIANSLTSFACGIQVESFRKIRGNGIATTMCIGNLRSGTQNLCNFIRKKDKEDFKKAVLYYGIIVCFVTGAVIGNFFIHMFHERAILCCSVVLFFAFFLMFIDYEKDDARAI; encoded by the coding sequence ATGAAACAGACAAGGCAGATGTCAGAGACTATAAAACTTGGAATACTTCTTGCACTTTCAGGTGGATTTATGGATGCGTACTCTTACATACAGAGGGATCAGGTTTTTGCCAATGCCCAGACAGGAAACATGTTGCTGTTTGGTGTAAATTTGTCAGCGGGGAATCTTAGGGGAGCGCTTCATTACTTCTTCCCGGTTTTTGCTTTTGCAATAGGAATTGCCATAGCAGAGCTTGTTCGTGCCAAAGAAAGAGACCTTTTACATTGGAGACAGGTGTCTGTTTTATTTGAGGGAATTATACTTGTAGGCGTAGCTTTTATTCCACTTGACATGAACCTTATAGCCAACTCACTTACATCTTTTGCCTGCGGAATACAGGTTGAAAGTTTTAGAAAAATCAGAGGTAACGGCATTGCCACAACTATGTGTATAGGAAATTTGAGAAGTGGTACACAGAACCTTTGTAATTTCATTCGCAAAAAAGATAAGGAAGATTTTAAGAAAGCAGTATTGTATTATGGAATTATTGTATGCTTCGTAACCGGGGCAGTAATCGGTAACTTCTTTATACATATGTTCCACGAAAGAGCAATTCTTTGTTGCTCAGTAGTTTTATTCTTTGCTTTCTTCTTAATGTTTATTGATTATGAAAAAGATGACGCTAGAGCAATTTAA